A DNA window from Zingiber officinale cultivar Zhangliang chromosome 3A, Zo_v1.1, whole genome shotgun sequence contains the following coding sequences:
- the LOC122053148 gene encoding probable ethanolamine kinase produces MGYVKVSDAVASMERGGEDLVDRAAETIPSSPIEIDISLPLDRMKAHIVNLCKDLFLKWSSLDESCFTVETVSGGITNLLLKVSIRENSGNMDYVTVRLYGPNTDLVIDRKRELQALPHLSAAGFGAKLLGIFGNGMVQSFLDARTLSPTDMRIPEIASEIARQLHRFHMVAVPGSTEPQLWNDLLKFLDKAAALKFEDSGKQARYESISFPEIRDEIDKLKDLTTLLNSPVVFAHNDLLSGNLMLNDKEGRLYFIDFEYGSYSYRGYDIANHFNEYAGFDCDYSLYPRKETQYHFFRNYLEPQKPHEVPDADLEALFVETNTFRLASHIYWALWAIVQAQVSSIDFDYLSYFFLRYNEYKKQRETCISVAREYLSRSIGS; encoded by the exons atggGATACGTCAAGGTCTCCGATGCTGTCGCTAGCATGGAACGAGGAGGCGAAGACCTCGTAGATCGAGCTGCCGAGACGATCCCTTCCTCCCCCATTGAGATCGACATCTCACTCCCGCTCGACCGTATGAAGGCTCACATCGT aaATCTGTGCAAGGATTTGTTTTTGAAGTGGTCATCTCTTGATGAGTCTTGCTTCACGGTTGAGACTGTTTCTGGTGGCATCACAAATCTTT TGCTGAAGGTTTCTATAAGAGAAAATAGCGGGAACATGGATTATGTGACTGTTCGCTTGTATGGCCCAAATACAGATTTAGTGATTGATCGGAAACGAGAATTGCAG GCACTACCACATCTCTCAGCAGCAGGATTTGGTGCAAAGTTGCTAGGAATATTTGGGAATGGCATGGTTCAATCATTTCTTGATGCTCGAACACTTTCACCAACAG ACATGAGGATCCCTGAAATAGCTTCTGAGATAGCTAGACAACTCCACAGGTTCCACATGGTGGCAGTTCCTGGTTCTACAGAACCACAATTATGGAATGATCTGTTGAAGTTTCTGGACAAAG CTGCGGCATTAAAATTTGAAGACAGTGGGAAGCAAGCTAGGTATGAATCAATCTCATTCCCAGAAATCCGAGATGAAATTGATAAGCTCAAG GATCTCACTACCCTTCTAAACTCACCTGTTGTCTTTGCCCACAATGATTTGCTTTCTGGGAATCTGATGTTAAATGACAAAGAAG GGAGACTCTACTTCATTGACTTCGAGTATGGGTCTTACAGTTATAGAGGCTATGATATTGCAAACCACTTCAATGAGTATGCAGGCTTTGACTGTGATTACAGCTT GTACCCACGAAAGGAGACACAGTACCATTTCTTCAGGAATTATTTAGAACCCCAGAAACCACATGAG GTGCCTGACGCTGATCTTGAAGCTCTCTTTGTTGAAACAAATACATTCAGGCTTGCATCCCATATTTACTGGGCTCTGTGGGCTATTGTACAG GCACAGGTATCCTCGATTGATTTTGATTATCTCTCGTACTTCTTTCTTCGctataatgaatacaagaaacaacGCGAAACATGCATTTCCGTTGCACGGGAATACCTCTCCAGATCCATCGGAAGTTGA
- the LOC122053149 gene encoding ribosomal RNA small subunit methyltransferase G-like isoform X1 gives MSVVYGRFAFPVLSSFPLRNSFLRRRALTRLLYFTSGAAPADSAKQTARAATLSPGNNSLSPTPLSSNLAVSSVESLTAHQKDQISLYVRTLLQWNEKMNLTAVTEESEVMTRHVEDSLAILPPLQRSYLSHCAKSTSLEGLNVVDVGSGAGLPGMILAIACPIHIGWKFTLLESMKKRCYFLEHIVTLIGLSNVQILCERAESVGQCADFRELFDVAVARAVAEMRILAEYCLPLVRVGGLFVAAKGADPQEEVKRAENSIQLLGASILELCTVESHSPKGQRTSVICVKDRATPRKYPRQVGTPAKLPL, from the exons ATGTCCGTCGTCTACGGCCGCTTCGCTTTCCCTGTCCTTTCGTCCTTCCCCCTCCGCAACTCGTTCCTCCGCCGCCGCGCCCTCACCCGCCTCCTCTACTTCACCAGCGGGGCTGCTCCAGCCGACTCCGCCAAGCAGACCGCAAGAGCCGCAACACTCTCGCCTGGAAATAACTCCCTTTCCCCAACTCCGCTCTCCTCCAACCTCGCCGTCTCCTCTGTCGAATCCCTCACTGCCCACCAGAAGGACCAGATCTCTCTATACGTCCGCACCCTGCTCCAATGGAATGAG AAAATGAACCTGACGGCGGTGACCGAGGAGAGCGAAGTGATGACAAGGCACGTTGAGGACTCGCTAGCTATCCTGCCGCCTCTGCAGCGATCTTACCTATCTCATTGTGCAAAATCAACTTCTTTGGAGGGGCTCAATGTTGTCGATGTCGGTTCTGGTGCAGGCTTACCTGGAATGATACTTGCCATTGCCTGTCCTA TTCACATAGGTTGGAAATTCACTCTTTTAGAGTCAATGAAGAAAAGATGTTATTTTTTGGAGCACATCGTGACTCTTATAGGCCTGTCAAATGTGCAGATTTTATGTGAAAGAGCAGAG AGCGTTGGGCAGTGTGCTGATTTCAGGGAGTTATTTGATGTAGCAGTGGCAAGAGCTGTTGCAGAAATGAGAATTTTGG CTGAGTACTGTCTTCCATTGGTTCGTGTTGGTGGCTTGTTTGTTGCTGCAAAAGGTGCAGATCCTCAG GAAGAAGTGAAAAGAGCTGAGAATTCAATTCAGTTGTTGGGTGCTTCGATCCTAGAGTTGTGCACAG TGGAGTCACATAGCCCAAAAGGACAACGAACTAGCGTGATCTGTGTGAAAGACCGTGCAACTCCGAGAAAGTATCCTCGTCAAGTTGGTACTCCAGCAAAATTGCCGTTATGA
- the LOC122053149 gene encoding ribosomal RNA small subunit methyltransferase G-like isoform X2 codes for MSVVYGRFAFPVLSSFPLRNSFLRRRALTRLLYFTSGAAPADSAKQTARAATLSPGNNSLSPTPLSSNLAVSSVESLTAHQKDQISLYVRTLLQWNEKMNLTAVTEESEVMTRHVEDSLAILPPLQRSYLSHCAKSTSLEGLNVVDVGSGAGLPGMILAIACPSWKFTLLESMKKRCYFLEHIVTLIGLSNVQILCERAESVGQCADFRELFDVAVARAVAEMRILAEYCLPLVRVGGLFVAAKGADPQEEVKRAENSIQLLGASILELCTVESHSPKGQRTSVICVKDRATPRKYPRQVGTPAKLPL; via the exons ATGTCCGTCGTCTACGGCCGCTTCGCTTTCCCTGTCCTTTCGTCCTTCCCCCTCCGCAACTCGTTCCTCCGCCGCCGCGCCCTCACCCGCCTCCTCTACTTCACCAGCGGGGCTGCTCCAGCCGACTCCGCCAAGCAGACCGCAAGAGCCGCAACACTCTCGCCTGGAAATAACTCCCTTTCCCCAACTCCGCTCTCCTCCAACCTCGCCGTCTCCTCTGTCGAATCCCTCACTGCCCACCAGAAGGACCAGATCTCTCTATACGTCCGCACCCTGCTCCAATGGAATGAG AAAATGAACCTGACGGCGGTGACCGAGGAGAGCGAAGTGATGACAAGGCACGTTGAGGACTCGCTAGCTATCCTGCCGCCTCTGCAGCGATCTTACCTATCTCATTGTGCAAAATCAACTTCTTTGGAGGGGCTCAATGTTGTCGATGTCGGTTCTGGTGCAGGCTTACCTGGAATGATACTTGCCATTGCCTGTCCTA GTTGGAAATTCACTCTTTTAGAGTCAATGAAGAAAAGATGTTATTTTTTGGAGCACATCGTGACTCTTATAGGCCTGTCAAATGTGCAGATTTTATGTGAAAGAGCAGAG AGCGTTGGGCAGTGTGCTGATTTCAGGGAGTTATTTGATGTAGCAGTGGCAAGAGCTGTTGCAGAAATGAGAATTTTGG CTGAGTACTGTCTTCCATTGGTTCGTGTTGGTGGCTTGTTTGTTGCTGCAAAAGGTGCAGATCCTCAG GAAGAAGTGAAAAGAGCTGAGAATTCAATTCAGTTGTTGGGTGCTTCGATCCTAGAGTTGTGCACAG TGGAGTCACATAGCCCAAAAGGACAACGAACTAGCGTGATCTGTGTGAAAGACCGTGCAACTCCGAGAAAGTATCCTCGTCAAGTTGGTACTCCAGCAAAATTGCCGTTATGA
- the LOC122054216 gene encoding uncharacterized protein LOC122054216 — translation MLEATGLSILPPFTSLKKVNHCSSYFHPCASSRKRLAKKEGRGMGNCQASEVATVVIQHPGGKAERLYWPTTAADVMRSNPGYYVALVTLYVSEEKDGGAVRFTRARLLKAKDMLLLGQVYRLIASQEITKAVRQRKHAMLKKSQEELIRKQQQREQRHGKIEKQQQEDSENSLQVARQGRDRQRSSAQMAGRGRHWRPSLRSISETVS, via the exons ATGTTAGAGGCAACAGGGTTATCGATCTTACCTCCCTTTACTTCATTAAAGAAGGTCAACCACTGCTCCAGCTACTTCCATCCCTGTGCATCGTCTAGGAAGCGACTAGCAAAGAAGGAAGGAAGAGGGATGGGGAATTGCCAGGCGTCGGAGGTGGCCACGGTGGTTATTCAGCACCCTGGAGGGAAGGCAGAGAGGCTCTATTGGCCGACGACCGCAGCGGACGTGATGAGGAGCAACCCGGGCTACTACGTGGCCCTGGTCACGCTCTATGTCTCGGAGGAGAAGGACGGCGGCGCCGTCCGGTTCACCCGTGCACGGTTGCTGAAGGCCAAGGACATGCTCTTGCTCGGGCAGGTTTACCGGCTGATCGCCTCACAAG AGATTACAAAGGCTGTGAGGCAAAGAAAGCATGCGATGCTTAAGAAGAGTCAAGAGGAATTGATCAGAAAGCAGCAGCAACGAGAGCAGAGACACGGGAAAATTGAGAAACAACAACAGGAGGATTCAGAAAATTCGCTTCAG GTGGCCAGGCAGGGCAGGGATAGGCAGAGGAGCAGCGCGCAGATGGCGGGGAGAGGCCGGCATTGGCGACCGTCGCTGCGGAGCATCTCGGAGACAGTCAGCTAA
- the LOC122053150 gene encoding homeobox-leucine zipper protein HOX16-like, with protein sequence MDSSRHLIFDSSSSSTRARLLMLGGGNPIFRGLRPVVAVEELGATKRPFFTSPDEIYEEQYYEEQLPEKKRRLTSEQVNLLETSFEEENKLEPDRKSELARKLGMQPKQVAVWFQNRRARSKNKQLEQDFDRLKSSYDSLLVDHAAHLKDNERLQLEVKSLLEKLEAKQEASLVTGLKLNGQVPSTADLMAQKIPHKLEDMLSPGSGGSTVVEMEGANQLVGSSRESYLVEGYHCEELIHGDMQSEEDDLSDEGCNYYPDGMFMEHNNQEWLWN encoded by the exons ATGGATTCTAGCCGCCATCTGATATTTGATTCCTCTTCGTCGTCCACCCGGGCACGGTTGCTAATGTTGGGCGGTGGAAACCCCATCTTCCGAG GGTTGAGGCCGGTGGTTGCGGTGGAGGAGCTCGGCGCCACCAAGCGGCCGTTCTTCACATCACCTGATGAGATTTACGAGGAGCAATACTACGAGGAGCAGTTGCCGGAGAAGAAGCGCCGCCTGACGTCCGAGCAG GTTAACTTATTGGAAACGAGCTTCGAGGAGGAGAACAAGCTGGAGCCAGATCGAAAGAGCGAGCTGGCTCGAAAGCTAGGCATGCAACCAAAGCAAGTGGCAGTGTGGTTCCAGAACCGGCGTGCAAGGTCGAAGAACAAGCAGCTCGAGCAGGATTTTGATCGGCTCAAGTCATCGTACGATTCATTACTTGTTGATCATGCTGCCCACCTCAAGGACAATGAGCGATTGCAGTTGGAG GTGAAATCACTGCTTGAAAAGCTAGAAGCTAAGCAGGAGGCTTCTCTGGTTACTGGTCTGAAGTTGAATGGCCAGGTACCATCGACCGCTGATCTAATGGCCCAGAAAATCCCTCATAAGTTGGAAGATATGCTGAGCCCTGGTAGTGGTGGAAGCACAGTGGTTGAGATGGAGGGTGCGAACCAGCTGGTGGGGAGTAGTCGAGAGTCTTACCTGGTGGAAGGCTACCACTGTGAAGAACTAATTCATGGCGACATGCAATCTGAGGAGGATGACTTGAGTGATGAGGGCTGTAACTACTATCCTGATGGCATGTTCATGGAGCACAACAACCAGGAGTGGCTCTGGAACTAA
- the LOC122050847 gene encoding nuclear pore complex protein NUP93B-like — translation MHALVGEYLNYQHKLSRKMILITGARLHLEWGHEKYILDTIKAHPAQAALGGAVGNLEKIQTFLQVRLRDHRVLDFDAGINLGSPQLTQPDNSKNVEVVM, via the exons ATGCATGCATTAGTGGGtgaatatttaaattatcaacaTAAATTGTCAAGGAAAATGATTCTCATAACAGGTGCAAGGCTCCATCTTGAATGGGGCCATGAGAAATATATCCTTGATACCATAAAAGCCCATCCTGCACAG GCTGCTCTAGGTGGAGCTGTTGGCAACTTGGAAAAGATCCAGACATTTCTCCAG GTGCGACTTAGAGATCATCGTGTGCTAGATTTTGATGCAGGGATAAATCTAGGCAGCCCCCAGTTGACACAACCTGACAACAG TAAGAATGTTGAGGTTGTGATGTAG